One window from the genome of Spiractinospora alimapuensis encodes:
- the galE gene encoding UDP-glucose 4-epimerase GalE, with translation MRVLVTGGAGYIGSVVTKLLAEAGHDVVVLDDLSTGHADAVPVGVPLVRADVRDAGETVRGPVDAVVHLAAKSLVSESTTDPEAYWRTNVAGTLALLDATAGWGTRRLVVSSTAAVYGDPVSTPIRETDPAVPTNPYGASKLAVDHMVSSWAEAYDLGVVSLRYFNVAGAWGGLGERHTPETHLIPSLLRAAYEGTEPARIHGTDYPTRDGTAVRDYLHVVDLADAHLRALDRAEPGRFRAINLGSGTGHTVREILDAVRRVTGEALPSVAGPRRHGDPAVLVASNDRAWAELDWTPRRGLEETIGDAWNFERNRSRRDVGGGDRAGYEGVSCDRG, from the coding sequence ATGAGAGTCCTCGTCACCGGGGGCGCCGGATACATCGGCAGCGTGGTCACCAAGCTCCTCGCCGAGGCCGGGCACGACGTCGTCGTCCTCGACGACCTCTCCACCGGGCACGCCGACGCGGTGCCCGTGGGAGTCCCGCTGGTCCGGGCCGACGTCCGCGACGCGGGCGAGACCGTGCGCGGCCCCGTCGACGCGGTGGTGCATCTCGCGGCGAAGTCACTGGTGAGCGAATCCACGACCGACCCCGAGGCGTACTGGCGCACCAACGTGGCCGGCACCCTCGCCCTCCTCGACGCGACCGCCGGCTGGGGGACACGTCGCCTGGTGGTCTCGTCCACCGCCGCCGTGTACGGAGACCCGGTGTCCACCCCCATTCGGGAGACCGACCCCGCCGTCCCCACCAACCCCTACGGCGCCAGCAAACTGGCCGTGGACCACATGGTGTCGTCCTGGGCCGAGGCCTACGACCTCGGCGTGGTGAGCCTGCGGTACTTCAACGTCGCCGGCGCCTGGGGCGGCCTGGGCGAGCGCCACACCCCGGAGACCCACCTGATCCCCAGCCTGCTGCGCGCCGCCTACGAGGGGACCGAACCCGCCCGGATCCACGGAACCGACTACCCCACTCGGGACGGAACCGCCGTCCGGGACTACCTGCACGTCGTCGATCTGGCCGACGCCCACCTGCGGGCCCTGGACCGCGCCGAGCCCGGCCGGTTCCGGGCGATCAACCTGGGGAGCGGCACCGGGCACACCGTCCGCGAGATCCTCGACGCCGTCCGTCGGGTCACCGGAGAAGCGCTCCCGTCGGTGGCCGGTCCGCGTCGCCACGGCGATCCGGCGGTCCTCGTCGCCAGCAACGACCGCGCCTGGGCGGAGCTGGACTGGACGCCGCGCCGCGGTCTCGAGGAAACCATCGGCGACGCCTGGAACTTCGAGCGGAACCGGTCCCGACGCGACGTTGGCGGCGGCGACCGCGCTGGATACGAAGGCGTCAGTTGTGACCGGGGATGA
- the galT gene encoding galactose-1-phosphate uridylyltransferase, with protein MRKTTGTLADGREILYYDETAPSGGRPGEAGARAEPAVPVDRRAAEDRPTAPEMRFDPLRREWVVIAAHRQERTHLPPSDSCPLCPSSADNQSEIPASTYDVVCFENRFPALMAAPDTSLPDVGELVSSRGHARGRCEVVCFTPDHDASVADLPERRIRTIVDVLADRTQALAASPAVEEVFCFENRGPEIGVTLHHPHGQIYGYPFVTPRTTRALDSATEYQDRTGRNLYADNLHAERLAGLRVVRTTEHWTAFVPAAARWPVEVHLYPHRRVPDLPALTDAERDDFSVLYRSVLRAMDRLFDLPMPYVSAWHQAPVRTKRDLAYLHLELLSVRRAPGKLKYLAGSEAAMGVFVNDVPPETIATRLREALS; from the coding sequence GTGAGGAAGACGACGGGAACCCTGGCCGACGGCCGCGAGATCCTCTACTACGACGAGACCGCACCGAGCGGCGGCCGGCCGGGGGAAGCGGGGGCACGTGCGGAGCCCGCCGTCCCCGTCGACCGGCGCGCGGCGGAGGACCGCCCCACCGCCCCGGAGATGCGGTTCGACCCCCTCCGCCGCGAGTGGGTGGTGATCGCCGCCCACCGGCAGGAGCGCACACACCTACCCCCTTCCGACTCCTGCCCCCTGTGTCCGTCCAGCGCGGACAACCAGAGCGAGATCCCGGCGTCCACCTACGACGTGGTCTGCTTCGAGAACCGCTTCCCGGCCCTGATGGCCGCCCCGGACACCTCCCTCCCCGACGTCGGCGAACTGGTGTCGTCCCGTGGCCACGCGCGGGGCCGCTGCGAGGTCGTGTGCTTCACCCCGGACCACGACGCGTCCGTCGCGGACCTGCCCGAGCGGCGGATCCGCACCATCGTCGACGTCCTCGCCGACCGCACCCAGGCTCTCGCCGCGAGCCCCGCGGTGGAGGAGGTGTTCTGTTTCGAGAACCGGGGGCCGGAGATCGGGGTGACCCTGCACCACCCCCACGGCCAGATCTACGGCTACCCCTTCGTCACCCCCCGCACCACCCGCGCCCTCGACTCGGCGACGGAGTACCAGGACCGGACCGGTCGCAACCTCTACGCCGACAATCTGCACGCCGAACGGCTCGCCGGACTCCGCGTCGTGCGGACGACCGAGCACTGGACGGCGTTCGTCCCGGCCGCCGCGCGTTGGCCGGTCGAGGTCCATCTCTACCCCCACCGGCGGGTCCCGGACCTCCCCGCGCTGACCGACGCCGAACGGGACGACTTCAGCGTCCTCTACCGTTCCGTCCTCCGCGCGATGGACCGGCTGTTCGACCTGCCCATGCCCTACGTGTCGGCCTGGCACCAGGCGCCGGTCCGTACCAAACGCGACCTCGCCTACCTCCACCTGGAGCTCCTCTCCGTGCGCCGCGCGCCGGGGAAACTCAAGTACCTCGCCGGATCGGAGGCCGCCATGGGTGTGTTCGTCAACGACGTTCCACCGGAGACGATCGCCACGCGGCTGCGGGAGGCGCTGTCATGA
- a CDS encoding DeoR/GlpR family DNA-binding transcription regulator — MLAAQRRELILDQVRRSGGVRVTDLVESLSVSDMTIRRDLDALESRGAIRKVHGGAVAPHVTSTEEPGFAVKSTREEREKDAIAREAARLVEPGSAVGLSAGTTTRAVAHHLRDTTGLTVVTNSLQAAEVFYRASRPDQTVALTGGFRTPSDALVGPIAVAALRNLHLDVLILGVHGMTERAGFTTPNLMEAETNAALVEAARTLIVVADHTKWQTVGISTIAPLSRCDVLVTDTGLDDEAHDALSGHVDRVILADPDRGNGDQHDQGERDEP; from the coding sequence ATGCTGGCTGCGCAGCGGCGCGAGCTGATCCTGGACCAGGTGCGCCGGTCCGGGGGAGTACGGGTCACCGACCTGGTGGAGAGTCTCTCCGTCTCCGACATGACCATCCGCCGGGACCTCGACGCGCTAGAGTCCCGCGGCGCGATCCGTAAGGTGCACGGCGGAGCCGTCGCTCCGCACGTCACCAGCACGGAGGAACCCGGGTTCGCGGTGAAGTCCACGCGCGAGGAGCGGGAGAAGGACGCGATCGCCCGTGAGGCGGCCCGGCTGGTCGAGCCGGGCAGTGCCGTCGGGCTCAGTGCCGGGACGACGACCCGCGCCGTCGCCCATCACCTCCGCGACACCACGGGCCTCACGGTGGTGACCAACAGCCTCCAGGCCGCCGAGGTGTTCTACCGCGCCTCCCGGCCGGATCAGACGGTGGCACTGACCGGCGGCTTCCGCACCCCGTCGGACGCGCTCGTCGGCCCGATCGCCGTGGCCGCGCTGCGTAACCTCCACCTGGACGTCCTGATCCTCGGCGTGCACGGGATGACCGAACGCGCCGGCTTCACCACGCCGAACCTGATGGAGGCGGAGACGAACGCCGCGCTCGTCGAGGCCGCCCGCACCCTCATCGTCGTCGCGGACCACACCAAGTGGCAGACCGTCGGTATCAGCACCATCGCCCCGCTGTCCCGCTGCGACGTCCTCGTCACCGACACCGGACTCGACGACGAGGCCCACGACGCGCTCAGCGGCCACGTGGACCGGGTGATCCTCGCCGATCCGGACCGTGGGAACGGGGACCAGCACGACCAGGGGGAACGGGACGAGCCGTGA
- a CDS encoding ABC transporter substrate-binding protein: MRNISPALGARWKVAGAAALVGVLAATACGGDGGGGDDSEVEVFSWWTGGGEAAGLDALIEEFEANNDISFVNAAVAGGSGTNAQAVLEGRLQSQDPPDSFQGHAGAELRDYIEADYLEPLDDFFEEQGLNDAYPDQLLDQASYEGSVYSVPVNIHRSNVLWYNPSVLEDAGLDPEAPPESVEDFVAALEQVEEETDVIPLSVGAQWTVDHLLESVLLGSLGTEAYNALWEPDADWSTAEVSDALDDFATIMEFTQEESDAEDWQEPSQRIVDGEAAFNIMGDWAAGFFDELEMTPGEDYMWAASPGTDGTHMWLSDSFTLPVGAPNEGAALEWLEFVGSQEGQDIFNPLKGSIPARTDVDPAAYADSEYLTWALEEWESSELAGSFWHGVTVDNRWKSDIDTALGLYLQDDDLETLQEQLAQAAQETE; this comes from the coding sequence ATGCGCAACATCAGTCCTGCCCTGGGGGCACGGTGGAAGGTGGCCGGAGCGGCCGCGCTCGTGGGGGTCCTCGCGGCGACAGCCTGTGGCGGCGACGGTGGCGGGGGCGACGACAGCGAGGTCGAGGTCTTCTCCTGGTGGACCGGTGGCGGTGAGGCGGCGGGACTCGACGCCCTGATCGAGGAGTTCGAGGCCAACAACGACATCTCCTTCGTGAACGCCGCCGTGGCCGGTGGTTCCGGCACCAACGCCCAAGCCGTCCTCGAGGGACGCCTGCAGAGCCAGGATCCACCGGACTCCTTCCAGGGCCACGCCGGCGCCGAGCTCCGTGACTACATTGAGGCCGACTACCTGGAGCCACTCGACGACTTCTTCGAAGAACAGGGCCTGAACGACGCCTACCCGGACCAGCTGCTGGACCAGGCGAGCTACGAGGGCAGCGTGTACTCCGTCCCGGTGAACATCCACCGGTCCAACGTGCTCTGGTACAACCCCTCCGTGCTGGAGGACGCCGGGCTCGACCCCGAGGCCCCTCCGGAGAGCGTCGAGGACTTCGTCGCGGCGTTGGAGCAGGTCGAGGAGGAGACCGACGTCATCCCCCTGTCCGTCGGGGCGCAGTGGACCGTGGACCACCTGCTGGAGAGCGTCCTGCTGGGTTCCTTGGGCACCGAGGCCTACAACGCCCTCTGGGAGCCGGACGCCGACTGGAGCACGGCCGAGGTCAGCGACGCGTTGGACGACTTCGCGACCATCATGGAGTTCACGCAGGAGGAGTCGGACGCCGAGGACTGGCAGGAGCCCTCACAGCGGATCGTGGACGGCGAGGCCGCGTTCAACATCATGGGCGACTGGGCCGCCGGCTTCTTCGACGAGCTGGAGATGACCCCCGGCGAGGACTACATGTGGGCCGCGTCGCCAGGAACCGACGGCACCCACATGTGGCTGTCGGACAGCTTCACCCTGCCGGTCGGCGCACCCAACGAGGGCGCGGCACTGGAGTGGCTGGAGTTCGTGGGCAGCCAGGAGGGCCAGGACATCTTCAACCCCCTCAAGGGCTCGATCCCCGCCCGGACCGACGTCGACCCCGCGGCCTACGCCGACAGCGAGTACCTCACCTGGGCGCTCGAGGAGTGGGAGTCCTCCGAACTGGCCGGGTCGTTCTGGCACGGGGTCACCGTCGACAACCGGTGGAAGAGCGACATCGACACCGCACTGGGCCTCTACCTGCAGGACGACGACCTGGAGACGCTGCAGGAGCAGCTCGCTCAGGCCGCGCAGGAGACCGAGTAG
- a CDS encoding carbohydrate ABC transporter permease translates to MKRARAWLPGLLLVSPSILLIGVFVYGLIGWNFRLALSDQHNPIDDGDFVGFANFVALWQEARWPAAVGNAVVFTVVFVGGALVMGWLLALLLDKGIKGESTLRTIYLAPMAVSFIATGVVWRWLMNPAPADRATGLNALFVNLNLDFLVNSWWTAPNFGMAAMALPAIWQLSGYIMALFLAGFRGVSEDLREAARVDGCSEWQVYWHVVMPQLRPVTLSAVIILGHMSLKVFDLIIAIAGKQIVADVPAVYMWDMVFEVRDPAKGATIAAYMLIAVAAFVIPYLVWSMRKERSEGRA, encoded by the coding sequence GTGAAGCGGGCACGCGCGTGGCTGCCAGGCCTCCTCCTCGTCTCCCCCTCCATCCTGTTGATCGGTGTCTTCGTCTACGGACTGATCGGCTGGAACTTCCGACTGGCCCTCAGCGACCAGCACAACCCCATCGACGACGGGGACTTCGTCGGGTTCGCCAACTTCGTGGCGCTGTGGCAGGAGGCGCGCTGGCCCGCCGCCGTCGGCAACGCCGTCGTGTTCACCGTGGTGTTCGTGGGCGGCGCCCTGGTGATGGGGTGGCTCCTCGCACTGCTGCTCGACAAGGGGATCAAGGGCGAGTCCACGTTACGCACCATCTACCTGGCGCCGATGGCGGTGTCGTTCATCGCGACCGGTGTGGTGTGGCGGTGGCTGATGAACCCGGCGCCCGCCGACCGCGCGACCGGGTTGAACGCGCTCTTCGTCAACCTCAACCTGGACTTCCTGGTCAACAGTTGGTGGACCGCGCCGAACTTCGGCATGGCCGCGATGGCGCTCCCGGCGATCTGGCAGCTCTCCGGCTACATCATGGCGCTGTTCCTGGCCGGGTTCCGTGGGGTGTCGGAGGACCTGCGGGAGGCCGCCCGCGTCGACGGGTGCTCGGAGTGGCAGGTGTACTGGCACGTCGTCATGCCGCAGCTCCGCCCCGTCACCCTCTCCGCCGTGATCATCCTCGGGCACATGTCGTTGAAGGTGTTCGACCTGATCATCGCGATCGCCGGGAAGCAGATCGTCGCCGACGTCCCCGCCGTCTACATGTGGGACATGGTCTTCGAGGTGCGTGACCCCGCCAAGGGAGCCACCATCGCCGCGTACATGCTGATCGCGGTGGCGGCCTTCGTCATCCCCTACCTCGTGTGGAGCATGCGCAAGGAACGAAGCGAGGGGCGGGCATGA
- a CDS encoding carbohydrate ABC transporter permease: protein MTITTSGATRPVGGGRRATAARTAKFVVLFLVAAVFLLPMYVLLVTSFKPFEEATASAAWLLPRNWSLEAWTVAWRELAPGLWNSVKLVVPSAVISAVLGSMNGYVLAKWRFPYADVVFTLFLFGMFIPYQAVMIPLQQLMISANLMGGLFPVILAHVVYGIPICTLIFRNYYASVPDGLIEAARVDGCGMLRTYASVILPISAPAFAVTLIWQVTQAWNDFLFAVFLTGPNSWPVTVQLNNVAGAMTVAYNQQMAAAILASLPTIVIYLILGRYFMRGLMAGSLKG, encoded by the coding sequence ATGACCATCACCACCAGCGGAGCGACCCGGCCGGTCGGCGGGGGGCGTCGGGCCACGGCGGCCCGCACGGCCAAGTTCGTGGTGCTGTTCCTTGTGGCCGCGGTGTTCCTCCTGCCGATGTACGTCCTGCTGGTCACCAGCTTCAAACCCTTCGAGGAGGCCACCGCCTCGGCCGCGTGGCTCCTGCCCCGGAACTGGAGCCTGGAGGCGTGGACCGTCGCCTGGCGGGAGCTCGCGCCCGGGCTGTGGAACAGCGTGAAACTGGTGGTGCCCAGCGCCGTCATCTCCGCGGTACTGGGCTCCATGAACGGCTACGTCCTGGCCAAGTGGCGCTTCCCCTACGCCGACGTCGTGTTCACGCTGTTCCTGTTCGGGATGTTCATCCCCTACCAGGCGGTCATGATCCCGCTGCAGCAGCTCATGATCTCCGCGAACCTGATGGGCGGCCTGTTCCCGGTGATCCTCGCGCACGTCGTGTACGGGATCCCGATCTGCACCCTGATCTTCCGCAACTACTACGCGAGCGTCCCCGACGGCCTGATCGAGGCCGCCCGCGTCGACGGGTGCGGCATGCTGCGCACCTACGCGTCGGTCATCCTCCCGATCTCCGCCCCCGCCTTCGCGGTCACGTTGATCTGGCAGGTCACCCAGGCCTGGAACGACTTCCTGTTCGCGGTGTTCCTCACCGGCCCCAACAGTTGGCCGGTCACCGTCCAACTCAACAACGTCGCCGGCGCGATGACCGTCGCCTACAACCAACAGATGGCCGCCGCCATCCTCGCCTCGCTGCCCACCATCGTCATCTACCTCATCCTGGGCCGCTACTTCATGCGCGGCCTGATGGCGGGATCGCTCAAGGGGTAG
- a CDS encoding DUF2306 domain-containing protein: MRRPRAGVPPRWVYYPLLVTHVLTGTVAMVTCCFQIWPWFRRRHRRGHRITGRVYVLAGVVPAGVTAVYIGLHTPFGPSTMVGNIVIALLWLFVTLRGFLAARARRFDEHRRWMIRSFVLTMSIIVSRIFAIPAIISLAQVVDTVYAGSDELMLQSATSINIWLSLAFSLVISQWWLERDGGRRRRAARPAPTP; encoded by the coding sequence ATCCGTCGACCTCGGGCGGGTGTCCCGCCGCGGTGGGTCTACTACCCGCTCCTGGTCACCCATGTCCTCACCGGGACCGTGGCCATGGTGACCTGCTGTTTCCAGATCTGGCCGTGGTTTCGTCGGCGTCACCGCCGCGGACACCGGATCACGGGGCGGGTCTACGTCCTCGCGGGGGTCGTGCCGGCCGGAGTGACCGCCGTGTACATCGGCCTGCACACGCCGTTCGGGCCATCCACCATGGTCGGCAACATCGTCATCGCGCTGCTGTGGCTCTTCGTCACCCTGCGCGGGTTCCTGGCCGCGCGGGCGCGGCGGTTCGACGAGCACCGGCGGTGGATGATCCGCAGCTTCGTGCTGACGATGTCCATCATCGTCAGCCGAATCTTCGCGATCCCGGCGATCATCAGCCTCGCCCAGGTCGTGGACACCGTCTACGCCGGAAGCGACGAACTGATGTTGCAGAGCGCGACGAGTATCAACATCTGGCTCAGCCTCGCGTTCTCGCTCGTGATCTCCCAGTGGTGGCTGGAGCGCGACGGTGGCCGTAGGCGTCGGGCGGCGCGCCCGGCGCCTACCCCTTGA
- a CDS encoding type I restriction endonuclease yields MEFHERLGAIAAKIRSQRDTIQTEEATKNAFIMPFIAQVLGYDVFDPREVVPEFTADVGVKRNEKVDYAIIHEGEVQILVECKKSTEPLSTEHAGQLFRYFAVTNARIAVLTNGITYEFYTDLDSPNRMDEKPFLIVDLLSLDETLLPELRKLTKEAFDLDSVINAAEQLRFLGSIKRTLAAQFREPEEEWVRFFWKRATDGSLTKRRLEQFTPLVAEAASQFLNDQANERLKAALGAGQSPPADHEGDGETDDTDTGSESHGEDAEGTDSEIVTTLEELEGYRIVKAIAGLEVAPGRITYRDSKSYFAVLVDDNNRKPVARLHFNAKTRRHLGTFDAEKNETRHLISGPEDIYLHSDAIRAAARTFGG; encoded by the coding sequence ATGGAATTCCACGAGCGCCTCGGTGCGATCGCCGCCAAGATCCGCAGTCAGCGGGACACGATCCAGACCGAGGAAGCGACGAAGAACGCGTTCATCATGCCGTTCATCGCCCAGGTCCTCGGCTACGACGTCTTCGACCCCCGAGAGGTCGTTCCGGAGTTCACCGCGGACGTGGGGGTGAAGAGGAACGAGAAGGTCGACTACGCCATCATCCACGAGGGCGAGGTCCAGATCCTGGTCGAGTGCAAGAAGTCGACCGAACCGCTGAGCACCGAGCACGCCGGACAGCTCTTCCGGTACTTCGCGGTCACCAACGCGCGCATCGCGGTCCTCACCAACGGCATCACCTACGAGTTCTACACGGATCTCGACTCACCGAACCGGATGGACGAGAAACCGTTCCTGATCGTCGACCTCCTGTCACTCGACGAGACGCTCCTCCCGGAGCTGAGGAAGCTCACCAAGGAGGCCTTCGACCTGGACTCGGTCATCAACGCGGCCGAGCAACTCCGGTTCCTGGGCTCGATCAAGCGGACCCTCGCCGCACAGTTCCGGGAGCCCGAGGAGGAGTGGGTCCGCTTCTTCTGGAAACGCGCCACGGACGGGTCACTGACCAAACGACGTCTCGAGCAGTTCACGCCGCTCGTCGCGGAGGCGGCGTCCCAGTTCCTCAACGACCAGGCGAACGAACGTCTCAAGGCCGCGCTGGGCGCCGGCCAGAGTCCACCGGCCGACCACGAGGGGGACGGCGAGACCGACGACACGGACACCGGGAGTGAGTCCCACGGCGAGGACGCGGAGGGAACGGACTCCGAGATCGTCACCACGCTGGAGGAGCTGGAGGGCTACCGCATCGTCAAGGCGATCGCCGGGCTGGAGGTCGCCCCGGGGAGGATCACCTACCGCGACTCCAAGTCGTACTTCGCGGTGCTGGTGGACGACAACAACCGCAAACCGGTGGCCCGTCTGCACTTCAACGCCAAGACACGCAGACACCTCGGGACGTTCGACGCCGAGAAGAACGAGACCCGGCACTTGATCTCCGGGCCGGAGGACATCTATCTCCACAGCGACGCGATCCGCGCGGCCGCCCGGACCTTCGGCGGCTGA
- a CDS encoding VOC family protein: protein MLRGMATVSYWADDLEAAKRWYADLLGIEPYFSVPGVGGKVGYYEFRVGDNQDELGLIDSRYRPETLSPGPGGTVMYWHVDDVHAAHERLVALGCTEIEPLKDRGEGFITTAFLDPFGNVLGVMYNPHFVEMNATDER, encoded by the coding sequence ATGCTGCGAGGAATGGCCACGGTCAGCTACTGGGCCGATGATCTGGAGGCCGCGAAGCGCTGGTACGCGGATCTGCTTGGCATCGAACCTTACTTCTCGGTGCCCGGAGTAGGGGGGAAGGTCGGGTACTACGAGTTCCGGGTGGGCGACAACCAGGACGAGCTGGGCTTGATCGACAGCCGCTACCGCCCGGAGACCCTGTCCCCTGGCCCGGGTGGCACAGTGATGTACTGGCACGTCGACGATGTCCACGCCGCCCACGAACGCCTGGTCGCCCTGGGCTGCACCGAGATCGAGCCGCTCAAGGACCGGGGCGAAGGCTTCATCACCACGGCCTTCCTCGATCCCTTCGGCAACGTCCTCGGCGTCATGTACAACCCGCACTTCGTGGAGATGAACGCGACCGACGAGAGGTGA
- a CDS encoding thiol-disulfide oxidoreductase DCC family protein, whose protein sequence is MTTHEPVLLYDGDCGFCTRCVWFVVDRLPVRTTVRAWQDADLATMGVSVARARRAVLWVGPRGDVHSGAAAVGELLRHTRGRGWHALGFLLRAPVVRDVAELGYRLVAANRHRLPGATPACQLPRGERPGE, encoded by the coding sequence ATGACCACCCACGAGCCGGTGCTTCTGTACGACGGCGACTGCGGCTTCTGTACGCGCTGCGTGTGGTTCGTCGTCGACCGCCTTCCTGTGCGCACCACCGTGCGGGCCTGGCAGGACGCCGACCTGGCCACGATGGGTGTCAGCGTCGCGCGTGCACGCCGGGCGGTGCTGTGGGTCGGACCCAGGGGAGACGTCCACAGTGGAGCCGCGGCCGTCGGTGAGCTCCTCCGGCACACCCGTGGTCGGGGATGGCACGCGCTGGGGTTCCTGCTGCGCGCGCCGGTTGTGCGGGACGTGGCGGAGCTCGGCTATCGGCTCGTGGCCGCCAACCGGCACCGGCTGCCCGGAGCGACTCCCGCCTGCCAGCTTCCCCGTGGGGAACGCCCGGGGGAATAG
- a CDS encoding SDR family NAD(P)-dependent oxidoreductase → MTSLQGKVALVTGGSRGIGAAISTRLASQGASVALTYNTAEERAKGVVAGIESEGGSAVAVRADVAEPEQVVAAVDHAVDAFGRLDILVNNAGIFTYGDIDDFTLADYERIMAVHVRGVFVATQAAARRMTDGGRIISIGSNLAERAPGPGTSLYSMSKAALVGFTRGVARDLGPRGIAATVVHPGSTDTDMNPADGPGADDQRYLTALGRYNTADEVAATVAYLAGPGGATITGSAITVDGGANA, encoded by the coding sequence ATGACTTCACTACAGGGCAAAGTCGCGCTGGTCACCGGCGGAAGCCGCGGTATCGGCGCGGCGATCTCCACCCGACTGGCATCCCAGGGAGCGAGTGTGGCCCTGACCTACAACACGGCCGAGGAGCGGGCGAAGGGCGTCGTCGCGGGGATCGAGAGCGAGGGCGGGAGCGCGGTGGCGGTGCGCGCGGACGTCGCGGAGCCGGAGCAGGTGGTGGCCGCCGTGGACCACGCGGTCGACGCCTTCGGACGCCTCGACATCCTCGTGAACAACGCCGGCATCTTCACCTACGGCGACATCGACGACTTCACGCTCGCCGACTACGAGCGGATCATGGCCGTCCACGTGCGCGGCGTGTTCGTCGCGACGCAGGCCGCCGCCCGGCGGATGACGGACGGAGGGCGGATCATCAGTATCGGGAGCAACCTGGCAGAGCGTGCTCCCGGGCCGGGGACCAGCTTGTACTCGATGAGCAAGGCCGCGCTGGTGGGGTTCACGCGTGGGGTCGCCCGTGATCTTGGGCCGCGCGGGATCGCAGCGACCGTCGTGCACCCCGGCTCCACCGACACCGACATGAACCCGGCGGACGGGCCCGGCGCCGACGACCAGCGGTACCTCACCGCCCTGGGGCGCTACAACACCGCGGACGAGGTCGCCGCGACGGTCGCCTACCTCGCCGGTCCAGGTGGGGCGACCATCACCGGGAGCGCGATCACAGTGGACGGGGGCGCGAACGCCTGA
- a CDS encoding TetR/AcrR family transcriptional regulator codes for MSGRGRPRQFDRRAALRTAMLLFWEHGYAGTSMSMLTASMGITSTSLYAAFGSKDELFREAIRLYDSPDSSPTERGLREPSARGAVEAALRGNADAYVDPDTPPGCMVVLAGLNLGSGQEHIGRFLAQNRREVRARISARIQRGVDEGDLPASSDRDALAAYVTTVMHGLSILARDGCGRDEAHQVVDSAMVGWDALIRQYEEGTVAARQPAE; via the coding sequence ATGAGCGGACGTGGGCGCCCCCGGCAGTTCGACCGGCGTGCGGCCCTGCGCACGGCCATGCTCCTGTTCTGGGAACACGGCTATGCCGGAACCTCGATGAGCATGCTCACCGCGTCCATGGGAATCACGTCGACGAGTCTCTACGCGGCCTTCGGCTCCAAGGACGAGTTATTCCGGGAGGCGATCCGGCTCTACGACTCCCCTGACAGCTCACCGACCGAACGCGGGCTCAGGGAGCCCTCCGCCCGTGGGGCCGTCGAGGCGGCCCTGCGTGGCAACGCCGACGCCTACGTGGACCCCGACACCCCACCCGGTTGCATGGTGGTGCTCGCTGGCCTCAACCTGGGCTCGGGCCAGGAGCACATCGGCCGTTTCCTCGCGCAGAACCGCCGGGAGGTCCGGGCCCGGATCAGCGCGCGGATCCAGCGCGGCGTCGACGAGGGAGACCTCCCCGCGAGCTCGGACCGCGACGCCCTCGCGGCCTATGTGACAACCGTGATGCACGGCCTGTCCATCCTGGCCAGGGACGGCTGCGGACGCGACGAAGCACACCAGGTCGTCGACAGCGCGATGGTCGGCTGGGACGCACTCATTCGCCAGTACGAGGAGGGCACGGTAGCGGCCCGCCAACCAGCGGAGTGA
- a CDS encoding AAA family ATPase: MLLWINGPFGGGKTQTAYELRRRLAGSVVCDPEDVGFGLRRMMPRGTSPDFQEFPAWRQGVFEVLDRVLTTRKAPVIAPMTLVEPAYFEEIIDRLRHRGHTVRHVALLAERHTVLRRLNGRAGGRAAELLAGRGAPLRWESFAVTKLDTCLERLAEPEFAEHVWTDGLTVAEVADRVAASAGLGLAPNTDGPLLGRLRRAWTSATHIRLG; encoded by the coding sequence GTGCTGTTATGGATCAACGGGCCGTTCGGCGGTGGAAAGACACAGACCGCCTACGAGCTGCGTCGGCGACTCGCCGGCAGCGTTGTCTGTGACCCCGAGGACGTCGGGTTCGGACTGCGACGGATGATGCCCCGGGGGACGAGCCCCGACTTCCAGGAGTTCCCGGCCTGGCGCCAGGGCGTGTTCGAGGTACTGGACCGGGTGCTGACGACACGGAAGGCGCCCGTCATCGCACCGATGACACTCGTCGAGCCAGCTTACTTCGAGGAGATCATCGACCGGCTACGCCACCGTGGCCACACGGTGCGTCACGTCGCGTTGCTCGCGGAGCGTCACACGGTGCTGCGGCGGTTGAACGGGCGCGCGGGGGGACGGGCCGCCGAACTGCTCGCGGGCCGGGGCGCTCCGCTGCGCTGGGAGAGTTTCGCGGTCACCAAGCTCGACACCTGCCTGGAGCGGCTGGCCGAGCCGGAGTTCGCGGAGCACGTGTGGACTGATGGTCTCACCGTCGCCGAGGTCGCCGACCGCGTCGCCGCGTCCGCCGGGCTGGGGCTCGCCCCCAACACCGACGGGCCGCTGTTGGGGCGCCTCCGGCGTGCGTGGACGAGCGCCACTCACATCCGACTCGGCTGA